In one Myripristis murdjan chromosome 5, fMyrMur1.1, whole genome shotgun sequence genomic region, the following are encoded:
- the avpr2b.1 gene encoding vasopressin V2 receptor, with the protein MAWFSANNSNISLESRQPGDRPRDESLAQVEIALLATIFITAGILNFGLLLALWKRRKQLSRMRVFVFHLCVADLVVTFFQVCPQLVWDITDRFVGPDIVCRAVKYLQVVGMFASTYMIVVMTIDRYQAICNPMVTFQRRRARWNGPVCAAWSVSLLGSVPQVFIFSRVEIAPGVYDCWADFVKPWGLKAYVTWTTLVIFVLPIITVIVCQVRICRTLQINFHMKTHQVAEAVSKPLSSRASSVAGVSKARVKTVKMTVVIVLVYIICWAPFFTVQLWSVWDAEAPTETATFTILMLLASLNSCANPCIYLLFSGKLPKRLVALMCIDQPDLKESIQEDATMVSSLYISLKSLSDSR; encoded by the exons ATGGCTTGGTTCAGTGcaaataatagtaatattagTTTGGAGAGCAGACAACCTGGGGATCGGCCACGGGATGAAAGCTTGGCACAAGTGGAAATAGCTCTTCTGGCCACAATCTTCATCACTGCTGGGATCCTTAACTTTGGCTTGTTGCTGGCGCTGTGGAAACGCAGGAAGCAGCTGTCGAGGATGCGCGTCTTCGTTTTCCACCTGTGCGTCGCCGATCTGGTGGTCACGTTCTTCCAAGTTTGTCCCCAACTCGTGTGGGACATAACGGACAGATTCGTGGGTCCCGACATCGTGTGCCGCGCAGTGAAGTACCTGCAGGTCGTCGGTATGTTTGCCTCTACTTACATGATAGTGGTGATGACTATAGACCGGTACCAGGCTATCTGCAACCCCATGGTGACTTTCCAGCGGCGCAGGGCGCGCTGGAACGGTCCGGTGTGCGCCGCCTGGTCCGTCTCCCTCCTCGGCAGCGTGCCGCAAGTCTTCATCTTTTCTCGGGTTGAAATCGCACCTGGTGTGTACGACTGCTGGGCAGACTTCGTCAAGCCGTGGGGGCTGAAAGCCTACGTCACCTGGACGACTCTTGTCATATTCGTCTTGCCCATTATCACCGTGATTGTGTGCCAGGTGCGCATCTGCCGCACCTTGCAGATCAACTTTCACATGAAGACGCATCAGGTTGCAGAGGCGGTCAGCAAGCCGCTGTCCTCCAGGGCGAGCAGCGTGGCCGGCGTGTCCAAGGCGAGGGTGAAGACTGTGAAGATGACCGTGGTCATTGTGCTCGTCTACATCATCTGCTGGGCGCCTTTCTTCACCGTGCAGCTGTGGTCAGTCTGGGACGCCGAGGCGCCCACAGAGA CTGCCACCTTCACCATCCTGATGCTGCTGGCCAGTCTGAACAGCTGTGCAAACCCATGCATCTATCTGCTCTTCAGTGGGAAGCTGCCCAAGAGGCTGGTGGCCCTGATGTGCATCGACCAGCCGGATCTGAAGGAGTCCATCCAGGAAGACGCCACCATGGTCAGCTCCCTGTACATCAGCCTCAAGAGCCTGTCAGACTCCAGATAA